Sequence from the Gemmatimonadota bacterium genome:
CGGCCTGATTCTCGTTGCGCACAATGCCGACGCCGCCGATGACATACGCCATCGGGGAGACGTCCAGATCCGCGCGCACGAAGGCGGCGAAGACGTTGGCGTGGGCGTCGGTGAAGGCGTCCTGATTCAGCCGATGCAGCGAGGCGTGCAGCTTGAAGGCCACCTTCGAGTCCAGCGCGCGATAGCCGATGGAGGCGGCGCCGTGGAAGCCGGTCTCGTAGAGGTCGGCAGTGTTGCCCATCGGGATCGTCACGCCGCCGCCGAGGGTTGTTTCGAACGAACCACCCTGGGCCGAGGCAAGGGTCGGCACGGTGGCGGCAAGAAGGGCAGCGAAGAGAACGGTGCGCATGCGGATGCTCCTGGTGAAGGTCCCACCGCGTTGGGCGGTGGTACTAACCAGAGAACACGTCCGAGTGTGCGGATGGCACACACAACTATTTCGGCTTGAAACGTTCTCCATCGTTGGGTGGAGTCCACGGACGCTTCGGTTCGAAGGTTTGCCACAGCAGTGCCGACACCTTGCGCAGGAGGGTGTAGCCCTGATTCGACGCGAGATAGGTGGTGTCCTGCTGGTTGCGCGTGATGACCGCGAAGACGTAGTCGCCGCTCGGGGCGTTCACGAGCACCACTTCCGAGCGCGAGCGATCGACGGCCCCCTGCTTCGACGCGGCTTGCACCCAGGGTGGGATGGCGGAGAGTGCTTCGCCGGTGAAGTAGATGCGCGTCAGGTGTCGATACATCTCGGCCGATGCCGCCGGTGACACCGCCTTCCCGTCGCGAATGCGCACCACCAGTTCGGCGATTTCGCGCGGCGTGGTCTGGCCCCATCCCATCGCGGCGCGGTTGGCCTGACGCCCCGGGGTCCGCGAGTTCATGCGGGTCGAATCGAAGCCGTTGGTCGCGAGCCAGTTGTTGATGACGGTGCCGCCGCCGACGAGCGACTGGAGCCAGAGCGCGGCGGCGTTGTCCGAGGTGGTGATCATCATCAACGCGACCTGCGAGAGGGGCACCTTGACGCCATCCCGCAACTTGTCGAAGAGATCGTCCTCGCCGTTGTAGCGCAGCGAGTCACTCCACGTCAGCGTTGTGTCAAAGCGCAGCGCACCTTGCTGCATCCGGTCGAAGAGGGTGGCGAGGATCGGCACCTTGATCATGGACGCCGTGGGGAAGAGCTCGTCGGCGCGGATGACGGCCCCGCGACCGCTCTTCAGGTGACGGACATAGATGCCGACGTCGCCCTGCACCGCGCTGGCCAGCGCGTGGAGCTTGGCTTCCAGCGCCTGGTCGCGTTTCACGGCCGGCCACTGGCTCTGGGCGGCGAGCGGGGCGGCGGTCAGGAGGAGGAGGAGGGTGGTGCATCGAAGAAGGCGCATCGGGCATCTCATCGGGATGGGGCGGGGCACGACGGGGAATACCTGATAATAGCTGCGAAACCGGGGTAGACTTCCGCCCGCCCGAAACCCCTCCGGAATCCGTGCCGTACAGGCTCCCGTTCGCCGGTTGCCGTTCGCCGTTCGCCGTCTACTCCCCACCCTCCCCCCGGACCTCCGATGCTGTTGCTCGCCACTGCCCTGACCGCTGTGACCCTCGTGGTGCCCGGTGGGCCCGATCCCGATCCGCGGGTGCATTCGGGGCGTGCGGGACAGACGGCGGTGAAGCCGCCGAGACTGTCGGGGGTCACGACGGTCGACGGCGTGCTGGACGAGCCGATGTGGCGGCAGGCCGCGGTCCTGACCGGCTTCTCGCAGTTCACCCCGGTCGACGGTGTGGCGGCGGGCGATTCGACCGAGGTCCTGGTCTGGTACTCGGCCACGGCGCTGCACATCGGCGTCCGGGCCTTCGCCCCGAGCGGCACCGTCCGGGCGACGCTGGCGGAGCGGGACCGGATCGGCAGCGATGACCAGGTGCAGCTGTACCTCTCGACCTTCAACGACGGGCGCCAGGCGTCGTACTTCGCCGTGAATCCGCTGGGGGTACAGGCGGACGGCGCCCTGAACGAGAGCGGCGGCGTCTCCTGCGGGATGATGGGGTGCGGCGCCTCGACGCGGCAGTCCCCCGATCTGTCACAGGATTTTGTCTGGACGTCCAAAGGGTCGCTCACGGAGGACGGCTACATCGTCGAGATGCGGATCCCGTTCAAGAGCATCCGGATGCAGGGGAGCAAGGTGCAGACCTGGGGCATCAACCTGCTGCGCAAGGTCCAACGGAGCGGGCAGGAACAGACGTGGACCACGACGAAGCTGGCGGCGTCGTCCTTCCTGGCCCAGTCGGGCCGACTGGAAGGGCTGACGGACCTCGATGCCGGCCACGTGCTCGACATCATCCCGACGGTGACGTCGCGGGTGACGGGTGCACCGCCGTCGGGCAGCGGTCGATTCGACTACGGTGGGGGGACGCCGGAGTTCGGCGGCGACCTCCGCTACGGCGTGACCCCCAACCTGACGTTGCGCGCCACGGCGCATCCCGACTTCTCGCAGGTCGAAAGCGACGTCACGCAGTTCGCCTTCGATCCGCGGCAGGCGGTGCGCTACCCGGAGCGACGGCCGTTCTTCCTCGACGGCGTCGAACAGTTCGATGCTCCCTCCGGATTGATCTACACGCGCCGCATCGTGCAGCCGGTCTTCGCGACGAAGTTGACGGGCAAGGTCGGCAACACCCAGGTCGGCGCGATGGCGGCGGTTGACGACCAGGCCGGCTCGGCGTTCGACAGTCACCCGGTCTACGGGATTGTCCGCGCCTCCCACGACCTCGGCCCCGGCTCGCGGATCGCCGGGCTCTGGACCGAACAGCACGACGGCGACGCCAGCAACCGCGTCCTCGGCATCGACGGCCGCCTGGTGATCAAGGGAATCAACTCGCTGACCTGGAGCGCGGCGTACGCCCACGACAACCGCAACGGCGTGGTGACCAACGCGCCGATCTTCAGTGCCGGGTTCCGGCGCGCGGGGCGCAACCTCCGGCTCAACTACTCAATGAACGCGGTGCCGGGCGACTTCATCACCCGCTCGGGGCTGATCGGCCAGCGCGACGTGGCCAACGTCGTCTTCGACCACAGCTACACCTGGCTCCTCGGCAAGAAGACGGTGGAGTCGGTGACCGGCGGCGTCTCGGTGCAGGGAACGTGGAAGTACGACAACTTCGTGCATGGCGGCGAGATCCTGAACCGCTATCTCCACTTCAACTCGACGGCGCGGCTCAAGGGTGGCTGGAATGTCGGCGCATCGTACTTCGTCGAGACCTTCGGCTATGACTCGACGATCTATCGC
This genomic interval carries:
- a CDS encoding serine hydrolase, translated to MRLLRCTTLLLLLTAAPLAAQSQWPAVKRDQALEAKLHALASAVQGDVGIYVRHLKSGRGAVIRADELFPTASMIKVPILATLFDRMQQGALRFDTTLTWSDSLRYNGEDDLFDKLRDGVKVPLSQVALMMITTSDNAAALWLQSLVGGGTVINNWLATNGFDSTRMNSRTPGRQANRAAMGWGQTTPREIAELVVRIRDGKAVSPAASAEMYRHLTRIYFTGEALSAIPPWVQAASKQGAVDRSRSEVVLVNAPSGDYVFAVITRNQQDTTYLASNQGYTLLRKVSALLWQTFEPKRPWTPPNDGERFKPK
- a CDS encoding outer membrane beta-barrel protein, whose product is MRTVLFAALLAATVPTLASAQGGSFETTLGGGVTIPMGNTADLYETGFHGAASIGYRALDSKVAFKLHASLHRLNQDAFTDAHANVFAAFVRADLDVSPMAYVIGGVGIVRNENQAVVSGVRFTNTNSDPAMTAGMGIRFGKNLFAEGRLMYGFGDPKSTLIPITVGLRF
- a CDS encoding carbohydrate binding family 9 domain-containing protein, encoding MLLLATALTAVTLVVPGGPDPDPRVHSGRAGQTAVKPPRLSGVTTVDGVLDEPMWRQAAVLTGFSQFTPVDGVAAGDSTEVLVWYSATALHIGVRAFAPSGTVRATLAERDRIGSDDQVQLYLSTFNDGRQASYFAVNPLGVQADGALNESGGVSCGMMGCGASTRQSPDLSQDFVWTSKGSLTEDGYIVEMRIPFKSIRMQGSKVQTWGINLLRKVQRSGQEQTWTTTKLAASSFLAQSGRLEGLTDLDAGHVLDIIPTVTSRVTGAPPSGSGRFDYGGGTPEFGGDLRYGVTPNLTLRATAHPDFSQVESDVTQFAFDPRQAVRYPERRPFFLDGVEQFDAPSGLIYTRRIVQPVFATKLTGKVGNTQVGAMAAVDDQAGSAFDSHPVYGIVRASHDLGPGSRIAGLWTEQHDGDASNRVLGIDGRLVIKGINSLTWSAAYAHDNRNGVVTNAPIFSAGFRRAGRNLRLNYSMNAVPGDFITRSGLIGQRDVANVVFDHSYTWLLGKKTVESVTGGVSVQGTWKYDNFVHGGEILNRYLHFNSTARLKGGWNVGASYFVETFGYDSTIYRGVYVQQANGDVTPFTGGGQRLPNSDYVLQFNTPAWKHFDFSGFTLVGLNDENYAEWSSGRLFTTNLGMNIRPNDQLRLGFSVNENRVYRATDHSRVLLQDVLVGRIEYQISRAMQIRLITQYSIDTRDSLRDDGRTNLPLVVKEGNAFVPAAAYDRRGLQANFLFTYLPNPGTVMYLGYGNLRQRPDLDGRAALGPTRSDFFLKLSYLLKMRG